A window of the Branchiibius hedensis genome harbors these coding sequences:
- a CDS encoding pyridoxamine 5'-phosphate oxidase family protein, whose translation MAYDDLPTIDSAAALESYGVPQPAVRDKVRDRLHDLDRQWISHSPFVVLATASPDGRCDASPKGDPPGFVKVLDEHTLVVPERAGNKRFDGYHNVLTNPHVGLLFLIPGRGDTLRVNGRARLVSDGPFFDDLVVKGHRPVMALLLDVQEVFYHCAKAFMRSQLWEPATWDPTVMPRHAVIAKELVRPDSPLAELDKYYDVERYKAGLYPTS comes from the coding sequence ATGGCCTACGACGACCTGCCGACGATCGATTCCGCCGCGGCGCTCGAGTCCTACGGGGTGCCCCAACCAGCGGTGCGCGACAAAGTCCGCGATCGCCTGCACGATCTGGACAGGCAGTGGATCTCCCACTCCCCCTTCGTGGTCCTGGCCACCGCCAGCCCCGACGGCCGGTGCGACGCCTCCCCGAAGGGCGACCCGCCCGGCTTCGTCAAGGTGCTCGACGAGCACACCCTGGTCGTGCCGGAGCGCGCCGGCAACAAGCGCTTCGACGGCTACCACAACGTGCTGACCAACCCGCACGTCGGACTGCTCTTCCTGATCCCCGGTCGCGGTGACACGTTGCGGGTCAACGGTCGCGCCCGGTTGGTCAGCGATGGCCCGTTCTTCGACGACCTCGTCGTGAAGGGGCATCGACCGGTGATGGCATTGTTGCTGGACGTGCAAGAGGTGTTCTACCACTGCGCCAAGGCGTTCATGCGCTCGCAATTGTGGGAGCCGGCGACGTGGGATCCCACCGTGATGCCGCGGCACGCTGTCATCGCCAAGGAACTCGTCCGCCCGGACAGTCCGCTGGCCGAACTCGACAAGTACTACGACGTCGAGCGGTACAAAGCGGGGCTCTACCCGACCTCATGA
- a CDS encoding nucleoside triphosphate pyrophosphohydrolase family protein, with the protein MECNEYQRAALRTARDKDAPDEFIHLVLGLVGEAGEIAEKVKKLIRDEGADPARLDRDDITAELGDVLWYTAVLANFFDISLAEVAQRNVEKLADRQRRNVIGGSGDRR; encoded by the coding sequence ATGGAATGCAACGAATACCAGCGCGCTGCTTTGCGGACCGCGCGAGACAAGGACGCACCGGATGAGTTCATCCATCTGGTCCTCGGCCTGGTCGGGGAAGCCGGTGAGATTGCCGAAAAGGTGAAGAAACTGATTCGCGACGAAGGCGCCGACCCGGCCCGCCTCGATCGGGACGACATCACGGCCGAACTGGGTGACGTGCTCTGGTACACAGCGGTCCTGGCCAACTTCTTCGACATCTCCCTGGCCGAGGTTGCGCAACGTAACGTCGAGAAACTGGCGGACCGACAGCGTCGCAACGTCATTGGTGGATCGGGCGACCGTCGATAG
- a CDS encoding acyl-CoA dehydrogenase family protein, whose translation MTDPFARHPVNQASVLAGHNAVLTDEALLGALDAYAGEDASALVTSLTPLGWVAGSAEAREHGVLANSYPPALKTLDRFGDRIDEVEFHPSWHWCMRTSLEHGMGATAWTSDEPLPHVRRAAGYIAWAAIEPGHICPMTMTYAAVPALGASPELDALLSPGLGSTEYDFGLRPLADKRGLLAGMGMTEKQGGSDVRTNVTVATAQDDGSYSIRGHKWFTSAPMNDVFLILAQAPGGLTCFLLPRICPDGSRNKIAIMRLKDKLGNKSNASSELEFHDAFAWRLGQEGAGVRTIIEMVAATRLDCVLGSAALMRRCVAEATWHAAQRSAFGGLLIDKPAMSNVLADMAIESEAATHIGLRLALAVERPDDEHERALRRMALPLAKFWVCKRASFLAAEALEVFGGNGYAEESGMPLLFRESPLNSIWEGSGNVNALDVLRVLQKVPEGVEAWHTEVSLAGDSRLTDAVVEVQKVLANLSDAASAEYSARWITARMAVLLQASLLIRHSPSFVADAFVTSRVLGNHAGVFGTLPPGLDTDAIVRRALPKA comes from the coding sequence ATGACCGATCCGTTCGCCCGCCACCCCGTTAACCAGGCGTCCGTGCTGGCCGGGCACAACGCCGTACTCACCGATGAGGCGCTGCTCGGCGCGCTGGATGCCTACGCCGGGGAGGACGCTTCGGCCCTGGTCACCTCCCTGACCCCGCTGGGTTGGGTGGCCGGATCGGCGGAGGCGCGAGAGCACGGGGTCCTCGCCAATTCCTATCCGCCGGCGCTGAAGACGCTGGACCGGTTCGGTGACCGGATCGACGAGGTCGAATTCCATCCGAGTTGGCATTGGTGCATGCGCACCTCGTTGGAGCACGGGATGGGCGCGACCGCCTGGACCTCGGACGAACCGTTGCCGCACGTACGCCGAGCGGCCGGTTACATCGCCTGGGCCGCGATCGAGCCGGGGCACATCTGCCCCATGACCATGACGTACGCCGCGGTGCCGGCTCTGGGTGCCTCGCCCGAGTTGGACGCGCTGTTGAGCCCCGGGCTTGGCTCCACGGAGTACGACTTCGGGTTGCGACCGCTCGCCGACAAGCGAGGTCTGCTCGCGGGAATGGGCATGACGGAGAAGCAGGGCGGCTCCGATGTGCGGACCAACGTCACGGTGGCGACCGCGCAGGATGACGGGTCGTATTCGATCCGCGGCCACAAGTGGTTCACCTCGGCGCCGATGAACGACGTGTTCCTAATCCTGGCCCAGGCACCCGGCGGGTTGACGTGTTTCCTGCTGCCGCGGATCTGCCCGGACGGATCGCGCAACAAGATCGCGATCATGCGCCTGAAGGACAAGCTGGGCAACAAGTCGAACGCTTCCTCGGAGCTGGAGTTCCACGACGCGTTCGCCTGGCGGCTGGGGCAGGAAGGGGCCGGGGTTCGCACCATCATCGAGATGGTCGCCGCGACGCGGCTGGACTGCGTCCTCGGCTCGGCGGCCCTGATGCGGCGCTGTGTGGCGGAGGCGACCTGGCACGCCGCGCAGCGATCGGCGTTCGGTGGGTTGCTGATCGACAAGCCGGCGATGTCAAACGTGTTGGCAGACATGGCGATTGAGTCCGAGGCCGCGACCCACATCGGGTTGCGGTTGGCGCTCGCGGTCGAGCGTCCGGACGATGAGCACGAGCGGGCGTTGCGCCGGATGGCGTTGCCGTTGGCGAAGTTCTGGGTGTGCAAGCGCGCCTCGTTCCTCGCGGCGGAAGCGTTGGAGGTGTTCGGCGGCAACGGGTATGCCGAAGAGTCCGGCATGCCGTTGCTGTTCCGCGAGTCGCCGCTGAATTCGATCTGGGAGGGCAGCGGCAACGTCAACGCGTTGGACGTGCTGCGGGTGCTGCAGAAGGTTCCCGAGGGCGTCGAGGCGTGGCACACCGAGGTGTCCCTTGCCGGCGACTCCCGCCTGACCGACGCGGTCGTGGAGGTGCAGAAGGTGCTGGCCAACCTGTCCGATGCCGCGTCGGCTGAGTACTCGGCGCGCTGGATCACGGCCCGGATGGCTGTCCTGCTGCAAGCGTCGCTGCTGATCCGGCACAGCCCGTCGTTTGTTGCGGATGCGTTCGTGACCAGCCGGGTCCTCGGCAACCACGCCGGGGTCTTCGGCACGCTGCCGCCGGGTCTGGACACCGACGCGATCGTCCGCCGAGCGCTACCTAAGGCGTGA
- the folP gene encoding dihydropteroate synthase: MVTPAPLLLRGRIFDASRPAVMAIVNRTRDSFYAGNRHHDDESAFTAVESALTDGADIIDVGGVRAGQEGETVSIEQEIDRVVPFLIETRRRHPEVILSLDTWRAPVASAAAEAGLDLVNDTWAGHDPQLVEVAARIGAGIVCSHSGGLPPRTDPVDVHYAHDGEPEDEALLSDVRRVLTAGAHRALSVGIPRDRILLDPTLDFGKTTAHSLVLLRNTSDLVDLGFPVLQAISRKDFVGESLDLPADERLEGSLAATAIAAWQGATVFRTHDVRATRRVLDMVATIRGDRPPVRQERGVSGSA; encoded by the coding sequence ATGGTGACGCCAGCACCCCTGCTGCTGCGCGGGCGAATCTTCGATGCCTCGCGGCCCGCGGTGATGGCGATCGTCAACCGCACCCGGGACTCGTTCTACGCCGGAAACCGACACCATGACGACGAATCTGCTTTCACCGCAGTCGAATCGGCGCTGACTGATGGAGCCGACATCATCGACGTCGGCGGGGTGCGTGCGGGGCAGGAGGGTGAAACGGTCTCCATCGAGCAGGAGATCGACCGCGTCGTCCCTTTCCTGATCGAGACCCGACGACGCCACCCCGAGGTCATCCTGAGCCTGGACACCTGGCGCGCCCCCGTGGCGTCGGCGGCCGCCGAAGCGGGACTGGACCTGGTCAACGACACCTGGGCCGGGCACGACCCGCAGTTGGTCGAGGTCGCCGCCCGGATCGGCGCCGGCATCGTCTGCTCACACAGCGGTGGCCTACCACCGCGCACCGATCCTGTCGACGTGCACTACGCACATGACGGTGAGCCCGAGGACGAAGCGCTCCTGTCCGACGTACGCCGAGTGCTCACCGCGGGTGCCCACCGCGCGCTGTCCGTGGGTATCCCCCGTGATCGCATCCTGCTGGATCCCACGCTCGATTTTGGTAAGACGACCGCGCACTCACTGGTGCTGCTGCGTAATACCTCGGATCTTGTCGATCTCGGCTTCCCTGTGCTGCAGGCCATTTCGCGCAAGGACTTCGTCGGTGAGAGCCTTGATCTTCCCGCCGACGAACGCCTCGAGGGCAGTCTCGCAGCAACAGCGATTGCCGCCTGGCAGGGCGCGACGGTCTTCCGGACGCACGACGTGCGTGCCACGCGCCGGGTGCTGGACATGGTGGCCACGATCCGTGGCGACCGGCCTCCGGTGCGTCAGGAGCGCGGCGTCAGCGGCTCCGCCTGA
- a CDS encoding lamin tail domain-containing protein yields MRLVRVLLVPVCTAALVAPVFATPAEAATAPLKFGKWVADPPGNDLPANNVKVNREYISVTNTTSKTIALTGYRVRDKKGHVFVFPKGSKLGAKKTVKVHSGSGKNTATDVYWKQGFYVWNNSGDTAYLEKPSKQLITTCTYKKNGSGFRNC; encoded by the coding sequence ATGCGTCTCGTTCGCGTGCTGCTCGTACCCGTCTGCACCGCCGCTCTGGTCGCGCCGGTGTTTGCCACGCCGGCAGAGGCCGCCACTGCCCCGCTGAAATTCGGCAAGTGGGTCGCCGACCCGCCGGGCAACGACTTGCCGGCGAACAACGTCAAGGTGAATCGCGAATACATCAGCGTCACGAACACCACGAGCAAGACCATCGCTCTGACGGGCTACCGCGTGCGGGACAAGAAGGGTCACGTCTTCGTCTTCCCGAAAGGTTCGAAGCTCGGGGCGAAGAAAACCGTCAAGGTGCACAGTGGCTCGGGGAAGAACACCGCGACCGACGTGTATTGGAAGCAAGGGTTCTACGTGTGGAACAACAGCGGCGACACGGCGTACCTGGAGAAGCCGAGCAAGCAATTGATCACCACCTGCACGTACAAGAAGAACGGCTCGGGATTCAGGAACTGCTGA
- a CDS encoding CoA transferase: MTWPSLDLPWPSDATVEGPRGWWHGPLDVEAIAVGAVSAAVSAANALAAQRGSSWRGAVNSALVGTSFDSIGVLRRDDEPIAAWAELSGFFEAADGWVRLHGNYPHHAAVIRAYTGAHDRAGAQAALRSRTAPDIERDVRAAGGIAGTVRSMHTWRAHPQYREAVEGQGLITLDDPTGSGRPLSPTDDAPMVGLRVLDLTRVIAGPTATRLLAALGADVLRLDPPATPELLDQHLDTDFGKRTALVDLAQTPIQDLLDTADVVVTGYRPGALARFGLSSGRLLARRPWLISVDLSAWGATGPWAHQRGFDSIVQAVTGIATTYADHGRPGALPVQALDHATGYLMAAAVMRLLAARESDGGRAAHLSLARTGAWLQDHPAEPGGSVSVVEDRFFGERPSPYGRLRYVRPPVVVRGEPIDYPSPPDEYGQAACAWNAPE; encoded by the coding sequence ATGACCTGGCCGTCGCTTGACCTGCCGTGGCCATCGGATGCCACCGTGGAAGGTCCGCGAGGCTGGTGGCACGGTCCGCTGGACGTCGAAGCGATCGCGGTCGGCGCCGTGAGTGCCGCCGTGAGTGCTGCGAATGCGCTTGCTGCCCAACGCGGTTCATCCTGGAGGGGCGCGGTCAACAGCGCCCTGGTCGGCACTTCTTTCGACTCCATCGGAGTGCTTCGTCGCGACGACGAGCCGATCGCCGCGTGGGCCGAACTCTCCGGCTTCTTCGAGGCCGCTGACGGCTGGGTACGCCTGCACGGCAACTATCCACACCACGCGGCGGTCATCCGCGCCTACACCGGCGCCCATGACAGAGCCGGGGCGCAGGCGGCCCTGCGCTCGCGAACGGCCCCCGACATCGAGCGGGACGTCCGGGCCGCCGGGGGTATCGCCGGCACTGTACGTTCGATGCACACGTGGCGTGCCCATCCGCAATACCGGGAGGCTGTCGAGGGACAAGGCCTGATCACCCTGGACGACCCGACCGGGAGCGGCCGACCGCTCAGCCCCACCGACGACGCACCGATGGTCGGCCTGCGCGTGCTCGACCTGACCCGGGTCATCGCCGGTCCGACCGCCACCCGGCTGCTGGCGGCGCTCGGCGCCGACGTCCTGCGTCTGGATCCGCCCGCTACCCCGGAACTGCTCGACCAGCACCTGGACACCGACTTCGGCAAGCGGACCGCACTGGTCGACCTGGCGCAGACCCCCATCCAGGACCTGCTGGACACGGCCGACGTCGTGGTCACCGGCTATCGGCCGGGCGCGCTGGCGAGGTTCGGTCTGTCGAGCGGGCGCCTTCTCGCCCGGCGCCCCTGGCTCATCAGCGTCGATCTGTCCGCGTGGGGCGCGACCGGACCGTGGGCGCACCAGCGGGGCTTCGACAGCATCGTCCAGGCGGTCACCGGCATCGCCACGACATACGCCGATCATGGGCGTCCGGGGGCCCTGCCCGTCCAGGCGCTGGACCACGCGACCGGCTACCTGATGGCCGCTGCCGTGATGCGGTTGCTCGCCGCCAGGGAGAGCGACGGCGGCCGGGCGGCGCACCTGTCGCTGGCCCGCACCGGTGCCTGGTTGCAGGACCACCCAGCCGAGCCCGGCGGATCGGTGAGCGTTGTCGAGGACCGATTCTTCGGTGAGCGGCCAAGCCCATACGGCCGCTTGCGCTATGTGCGCCCGCCGGTCGTTGTCCGCGGTGAACCGATCGACTATCCCTCGCCGCCGGACGAGTACGGCCAGGCCGCATGCGCGTGGAACGCACCTGAGTGA
- a CDS encoding copper homeostasis protein CutC, producing MTVPAFELIAQDPHGLEVAASVGADRIELCCALELGGLTPSLALIDAAVAARDAGGPGVHVLVRSRPGGFEYHPAELDLMVADAVTSVQHGADGVVIGASERGVLDLAFVDRVVSSVGDASVTVHRVVDSLADPVGAVISLRDRGVRRVLTSGGAAKAPDGVATIAAMVQAAEGQIEIMAGGGVSVASVPALIDARVSAIHASASGDGQPDVAVARQFEAAIRRSR from the coding sequence ATGACAGTGCCCGCATTTGAGTTAATCGCCCAGGACCCACACGGCCTCGAGGTTGCGGCCAGCGTCGGAGCCGATCGGATCGAACTGTGCTGTGCCCTCGAGCTTGGTGGCCTGACCCCGTCGTTGGCGCTGATCGACGCCGCGGTCGCAGCCCGGGATGCCGGTGGGCCGGGGGTGCACGTGCTGGTGCGTTCTCGTCCGGGCGGTTTCGAGTACCACCCCGCCGAGCTGGACCTGATGGTCGCCGACGCCGTCACCTCGGTGCAGCACGGCGCGGACGGCGTCGTGATCGGAGCCAGTGAACGTGGCGTGCTCGACCTTGCGTTCGTCGACCGGGTGGTGTCTTCGGTGGGCGATGCCAGCGTCACGGTCCACCGGGTGGTCGACAGCCTGGCCGATCCCGTGGGAGCAGTGATCTCGTTGCGGGACAGGGGAGTACGCCGAGTGCTCACCTCAGGGGGCGCGGCCAAGGCTCCGGACGGTGTGGCGACGATCGCTGCGATGGTGCAGGCCGCCGAGGGACAGATCGAGATCATGGCCGGCGGGGGAGTGAGCGTCGCTTCAGTCCCGGCTCTCATCGATGCGCGGGTTTCGGCGATCCACGCCTCGGCCAGCGGCGACGGTCAGCCCGACGTGGCGGTCGCCCGGCAGTTCGAGGCCGCGATCAGGCGGAGCCGCTGA
- a CDS encoding maleylpyruvate isomerase family mycothiol-dependent enzyme, with protein MLGLEDYLDALRTATARMIADATEPPRPDNVDWDDEPTSEDADWDAISPTAPEWSVRQVVAHQGMVHRWATGVITGRIDISAGPEVTDLIEAEGMNTPDPGGWLQRGSEALEWVLRGTAEDADIPFFLRNAGAPRDAWARRQAHETTIHWIDVYAARLGSAPDSSGLDIPAEFAADGVDELLRGFLPRSKSGMRTARDVVVAVHATDTGDTWTMRLGSAPPEFSTDAADNPDCTWHATAVQLYAGLWNRGDQIVQDGLDVLSVWRERAAVAW; from the coding sequence ATGCTGGGTTTGGAGGACTACCTCGATGCGTTACGTACGGCGACCGCCCGGATGATCGCGGACGCCACCGAGCCGCCCCGACCGGACAACGTGGACTGGGACGACGAGCCCACCAGCGAAGACGCCGACTGGGACGCGATCAGCCCGACCGCTCCGGAGTGGTCGGTCCGCCAGGTTGTCGCCCATCAGGGCATGGTGCATCGGTGGGCCACCGGCGTCATCACGGGTCGCATCGACATCTCCGCCGGCCCTGAAGTCACCGATCTGATCGAGGCCGAGGGGATGAACACCCCCGATCCAGGAGGCTGGCTGCAGCGCGGATCGGAAGCGCTGGAGTGGGTGCTGCGCGGCACGGCCGAGGACGCCGACATCCCCTTCTTCCTCCGCAACGCCGGGGCACCACGGGACGCGTGGGCGCGCCGCCAGGCCCACGAGACCACGATTCACTGGATCGACGTGTACGCCGCCCGGCTGGGTTCAGCGCCGGACAGCAGCGGCCTGGACATCCCGGCCGAGTTCGCCGCCGACGGGGTCGATGAGTTGCTCCGCGGTTTCCTGCCCAGGTCGAAATCCGGCATGCGCACCGCCCGCGACGTCGTGGTGGCCGTCCACGCCACCGACACCGGTGACACCTGGACGATGCGGTTGGGATCGGCACCGCCGGAATTCAGCACCGACGCCGCGGACAACCCGGACTGCACGTGGCACGCAACCGCCGTGCAGCTCTACGCCGGTCTGTGGAACCGCGGCGACCAGATCGTTCAGGACGGACTGGACGTGTTGTCGGTGTGGCGGGAGCGTGCAGCCGTCGCATGGTGA
- a CDS encoding proline--tRNA ligase has protein sequence MAMRMSTLFVRTLRDDPADAELPGHKLLVRAGYIRRVAPGIYTWLPLGMRVLAKVENIIREEMDAIGAQEVKFPALLPREPYEATNRWTEYGDNLFKLQDRKDNDMLLGPTHEEMFCLAVKDMYSSYKDLPLSLYQIQNKYRDEARPRAGILRGREFIMKDSYSFDIDAAGLQKAYDRHRDAYIKIFNRLGFEYVIVHADSGAMGGSASEEFLAVSPHGEDTFVRDDSGYAANVEAVEVPQAPKQQVTVGDSHIEPTPDTPTIATLVDALNANHPRTDNRAWTAADTLKNVLVMLRQPDGTREPLAIGVPGDRDVDAKRLEAKVSPAEVEPFEEKDFATYPHLVKGYIGPGALGEDKGIRYLLDPSIAEGSAWVTGADQPGHHVIDLVYGRDFTADGTIQAAEIKEGDPSPSGSGTLKLARGIEMGHIFQLGTKYAEALGLKVLDENGKLTTVTMGSYGVGVTRAVGVIAEDNLDDAGLIWPRTVAPADVHIVATGKDDAVYLKAEEIVRELEALQLEVLYDDRPKVSPGVKFKDAELIGVPTIVVVGKGLADGVVEIKDRRSGERREVPVSSVVAEVLGEINAANA, from the coding sequence GTGGCTATGCGTATGTCGACCCTGTTCGTGCGGACCCTGCGCGACGACCCGGCCGACGCCGAACTGCCCGGCCACAAACTGCTGGTCCGCGCCGGTTACATCCGTCGCGTCGCCCCGGGCATCTACACCTGGCTGCCGCTGGGCATGCGGGTGTTGGCCAAGGTGGAGAACATCATCCGCGAGGAGATGGACGCGATCGGTGCGCAGGAAGTGAAGTTCCCCGCCCTGCTGCCGCGCGAGCCCTACGAGGCGACCAACCGCTGGACCGAGTACGGCGACAACCTGTTCAAGCTGCAGGATCGCAAAGACAACGACATGCTGCTCGGCCCGACGCATGAGGAGATGTTCTGCCTCGCGGTCAAGGACATGTATTCCTCCTACAAAGACCTGCCGCTGTCGCTCTACCAGATCCAGAACAAGTACCGCGACGAAGCGCGCCCCCGGGCGGGCATCCTGCGCGGCCGCGAGTTCATCATGAAGGACTCCTACTCCTTCGACATCGACGCTGCCGGCTTGCAGAAGGCCTACGACCGGCACCGTGACGCCTACATCAAGATCTTCAACCGCCTCGGTTTCGAGTACGTCATCGTGCACGCCGACTCCGGCGCCATGGGCGGCTCGGCCTCCGAGGAATTCCTGGCCGTCAGCCCGCACGGTGAGGACACCTTCGTGCGTGATGATTCGGGGTACGCCGCGAACGTGGAAGCCGTCGAAGTTCCCCAAGCGCCGAAACAGCAAGTGACTGTAGGCGATAGCCACATCGAGCCCACCCCGGACACCCCGACGATCGCCACCCTCGTTGACGCCCTGAACGCGAACCACCCGCGCACCGACAACCGCGCGTGGACGGCGGCCGACACGTTGAAGAACGTCCTGGTGATGCTCCGCCAACCCGACGGCACCCGCGAACCCCTGGCGATCGGCGTACCCGGTGATCGCGACGTGGACGCCAAGCGGCTGGAGGCGAAAGTCTCGCCGGCGGAAGTGGAACCCTTCGAGGAGAAGGACTTCGCGACGTACCCGCACTTGGTCAAGGGCTACATCGGCCCCGGCGCGCTGGGGGAGGACAAGGGGATCCGCTACCTGCTCGACCCGAGCATCGCCGAAGGCAGCGCCTGGGTGACCGGCGCCGACCAGCCCGGGCACCACGTGATCGACCTGGTCTATGGGCGCGACTTCACCGCCGACGGCACCATCCAGGCCGCCGAGATCAAGGAGGGTGACCCCTCACCGTCCGGCTCTGGCACCCTCAAACTCGCGCGCGGCATCGAGATGGGGCACATCTTCCAACTGGGCACCAAGTACGCCGAGGCGCTGGGTCTGAAGGTGCTCGACGAGAACGGGAAGCTCACCACCGTGACGATGGGCTCCTACGGCGTCGGCGTGACGCGCGCGGTCGGAGTCATCGCCGAGGACAACCTGGACGACGCCGGTCTGATCTGGCCACGCACCGTCGCCCCGGCCGACGTACACATTGTGGCCACTGGCAAGGACGACGCGGTCTACCTCAAGGCCGAGGAAATCGTCCGCGAGCTCGAAGCCCTGCAGCTGGAAGTCCTCTACGACGACCGGCCGAAGGTCTCGCCCGGGGTGAAGTTCAAGGACGCCGAGCTCATCGGTGTCCCCACGATCGTCGTGGTCGGCAAGGGCCTGGCGGACGGGGTCGTGGAGATCAAGGACCGCCGCTCGGGGGAGCGCCGCGAGGTTCCCGTGTCGAGTGTGGTCGCCGAGGTGCTGGGGGAGATCAACGCCGCGAACGCGTGA
- a CDS encoding HNH endonuclease, with the protein MASSLSVEELRAVRERLLTASDGVDPDLALVLIRELEELKNTATAVQAELSVVVHDSQRAADQARGISADETARVVGAQLGLARRESPRLGTRFLGVARAVVIEMPHTAAALRAGTISEWQTTQVVAETAYLSQEHRGRVDEAIQGALGKATGRRLAGLARQTAYRLDPEAAVARRAKAERERRVWVRPAPDTMTWLTALLPVKDGITCLAALEAAANSAGHDPRGRGQLMADTLVERISGRRASCAPQATTPPAADEQTAAARAGDAPTPDVREGAWQVADTQAGTGNLDSERNPTSRNGSDVTGVPVVTVNLLVPIETLTGEAPADLEGFGPIPADLARQFLAEHEEAGGVIRRVFTAPDTGELIAMDSRARRFTGLLAAFVRLRDQTCRTPFCDAPIGQIDHIQRHADGGRTSASNAEGFCARCNYTKEHPDLRVSGNAAEQTTATRGLTETSKPPSPPGSLRPSACTMRRHTKRITTRLPEPATAA; encoded by the coding sequence ATGGCTTCGTCGTTGTCGGTTGAGGAACTGCGCGCTGTTCGCGAGCGCCTGCTCACCGCCAGTGACGGGGTCGATCCCGACCTGGCGTTGGTGCTGATCCGCGAGTTGGAAGAGCTGAAGAACACCGCGACCGCGGTGCAGGCCGAACTCTCGGTCGTGGTGCACGACAGCCAGCGCGCTGCCGATCAGGCCCGCGGCATCAGCGCGGACGAGACCGCCCGAGTCGTCGGAGCCCAACTGGGGTTGGCCCGCCGGGAGAGCCCGAGGTTGGGAACCCGGTTCCTGGGGGTGGCCCGTGCGGTCGTGATCGAGATGCCCCACACGGCCGCAGCGCTACGGGCCGGGACCATCAGCGAGTGGCAGACCACCCAGGTCGTCGCCGAGACCGCCTACCTGTCACAGGAGCACCGCGGGCGTGTGGATGAGGCGATCCAAGGAGCACTGGGTAAGGCCACCGGGCGACGCTTGGCCGGCCTGGCCCGTCAGACCGCCTACCGTCTCGACCCGGAAGCAGCGGTCGCGCGCCGGGCGAAAGCCGAACGCGAACGACGGGTGTGGGTGCGGCCGGCACCAGACACCATGACCTGGCTGACCGCGCTCCTGCCGGTCAAAGACGGCATAACGTGCCTGGCCGCCCTGGAAGCCGCCGCCAACTCAGCTGGCCATGACCCGCGGGGTCGCGGCCAACTCATGGCCGACACCCTGGTCGAGCGGATCAGTGGCCGACGCGCATCATGCGCGCCGCAAGCAACCACACCACCAGCAGCCGACGAGCAGACGGCCGCGGCGCGGGCGGGCGACGCGCCAACGCCGGACGTACGGGAGGGCGCATGGCAGGTGGCCGACACGCAGGCCGGAACCGGCAACCTCGACAGCGAGCGCAACCCCACCAGCCGCAACGGCAGCGACGTGACCGGCGTCCCGGTCGTGACGGTCAACCTGCTGGTCCCGATCGAGACGCTCACAGGAGAAGCACCCGCGGACCTGGAAGGCTTCGGGCCGATCCCCGCCGACCTTGCCCGGCAGTTCCTGGCCGAGCACGAGGAAGCAGGCGGAGTGATCCGACGGGTCTTCACCGCGCCCGACACCGGAGAGTTGATAGCCATGGACTCCCGGGCACGACGATTCACCGGGCTCCTGGCAGCATTCGTCCGATTACGAGATCAGACCTGCCGCACCCCGTTCTGCGATGCACCCATCGGGCAGATCGACCACATCCAACGCCATGCCGACGGCGGACGCACCAGTGCGTCCAACGCCGAGGGGTTCTGCGCACGCTGCAACTACACCAAAGAGCATCCTGACCTTCGGGTCAGCGGCAACGCGGCCGAGCAGACTACCGCCACGCGCGGCCTGACCGAGACCAGCAAGCCGCCCTCGCCGCCAGGCTCCTTGAGACCTTCGGCCTGCACCATGCGCCGCCACACCAAACGCATCACGACGCGATTACCCGAACCCGCCACTGCTGCGTGA